The genomic DNA GACGCGTCCGGTGGAGGACGCGGCCGAGCAGGTCGCCGACAGCGCGCTGCGCGCGATCGAGCGCGGGACCCGTGGCCCCGACCACCAGCACAACGAGGACTTCGAGATCCGCGGCTGGTACGACGTCTCCGGCCTGCGCGCCGACGCCGACCTGATGGTGTGGTGGCACGCGCCGAGCTCGGACACGCTGCAGGACGCCTACCACGCGCTGCGCCGCTCCGACCTGGGCCGCGGGCTGGAGCCGGTCTGGTCGCAGCTCGCGCTGCACCGCCCGGCCGAGTTCAACAAGGGCCACGTGCCCGCCTTCATGGCCGACGAGGACCCGAAGGCGTACCTGTGCGTCTACCCCTTCGTGCGCTCGCTCGAGTGGTACCTCCTGCCCGAGGAGGACCGGCGCCGGATGCTCACCGAGCACGGCATGCTCGCCCGGCCCTACCCCGACGTGCGGGCCAACACGGTCAGCTCGTTCGCGCTCGGCGACTACGAGTGGATGCTCGCCTTCGAGGCCGACGAGCTCTACCGCATCGTCGACCTGATGCGCGCGCTGCGCTCGGCGGAGGCCCGCCGGCACACCCGCG from Microlunatus sagamiharensis includes the following:
- the hemQ gene encoding hydrogen peroxide-dependent heme synthase, whose translation is MKAREINNTIRYTMWSVFKATRPVEDAAEQVADSALRAIERGTRGPDHQHNEDFEIRGWYDVSGLRADADLMVWWHAPSSDTLQDAYHALRRSDLGRGLEPVWSQLALHRPAEFNKGHVPAFMADEDPKAYLCVYPFVRSLEWYLLPEEDRRRMLTEHGMLARPYPDVRANTVSSFALGDYEWMLAFEADELYRIVDLMRALRSAEARRHTREEVPFYTGRRLELAEIVARW